DNA from Debaryomyces hansenii CBS767 chromosome A complete sequence:
TTGTCATTGTATTGACATCATTACTATCTAAAGCTATAATATATAAGGTTCCTTATacagaaattgatttcagGACTTACATccaacaaattcaaataattaacGATGGGGAACTTGATTATTCGTTAGTGCAAGGAGATACGGGCCAAATTGTATACCCAGCTGGATTtgttcaaatatatcaagtGCTCAACTGGTTAACCGATGAAGGTACTGATATTCACGCAGGCCAAACAGCCTTTGGTTATTTGTTGGCTTTGACTAACTTTTTGGTTATAATTGCCTATACAATGACTCCTGATTTTCAACCATGGCCAGTGTATTGTTTGCTTTTGAGCAAAAGATTGTTTTCCATATACGTGCTTCGATTATTCAATGACTGTTTTACTACTGTTTGTATGGTTAGTGTTACAATTTTGTTACAACAGGCAGCATATTGGTATAAGAAGGGCGGATCTTCAATTAGTTTTCTATTGACCATGGTTGCAGCTGATTTATACAGTATTGCAATTTCTATAAAGATGAATGcattattgtattttcCTGGATTTATCATAGTTGCATATTTCTTATGCGGTGAAAACTTATTGAAGTTTGGTACAGTATTATTGGTTATTCCAATTGTTCAGGTCCTTATGGGTTGGAAGTTCTTGTTACCATTttttaatgatgaagaagcttCATACATTAGATGGAACTACATCAACCAAGCATTTAACTTTAACAGAAAGTTCTTATATAAATGGACTGTCAATTGGAGATTTGTTTCCGAGGAATTCTTCTTATCAGATGTTTTCAGTAATGGGTTATTAATTGCTAATGCTTCAGTcttaattttcttcatatttACAAGATATATCTCGCCTAGGATTACATGCAAACCAGTATCTCGTCTCATAAAGGATGCTATGGTAGGACCTTTCAGTAGcacaattaataaaaacaatttgttgatagaTCCAAAATGTGGTCCAAAGCTTGTTATGTTAATATTAGGATCTACCAATATAATAGGCATTTTGTTTGCAAGGTCTTTGCactatcaatttctttcgTGGTACTGCTGGCAATTACCTTTCATGCTATATATGACTGGGTGGAGTTTACTAGTTTGTATTCCTCTTTGGGTAGTACATGAATGGTGCTGGAACGTATTTCCATCGACACCCATGAGTTCAGGCTTGTTGGTAAGCATTCTAGctattgtattatttggtGTGTGGTACAATACGAATGAATGGTTCCCCAAACTAGCAGACAACGAGGCTGCTACTATCGATGAGTCCGGTGAGTCCAAGAAGGATAAATAgtttatctttatttaatatataaatacattATAGAAATAGAGTATTGACAATTTGCATAGGTCAAGTTTAACGAATGCCATTAAATTAAGTATTAGTATAATTAGTATGctaatataatataattacctataaataatacattGGAATATAATACACATCTCAAATAAGACATAAAAAgctattgaaaaaaaatcttCATCGCTATAATACGAACATAAAACATGAacttaatatatttaacaTTTGGTTGACATTTAGTTAATCACCATTTTCAATCGCATCCACACTTCCCCAGTTAAATCCGTTCATTCCATcgtttaatgaattatcacCACTTCCATCCaaaaattggttgaaatcaaaatcaatgtCATCTAATCCACCGTTGTTCATTGGAGCACCAAAAAGGTGGTTATCGTTATTGTTATTTCCTCCAAGTATTTCCACTGGGAAGATTTGATCATTGGGTTGACCTTGAAAAGATGAGCTGGTTGTAGGAAGaatatcatcattcttTTTATCCTTGGAAGGCTCTTCTGGAATAGGTCTTTCCTTGCTAGCAATATTTTTAGTTACACTCTGTTTGTTTGGTGATTCGGTAGTAGATGTATTTCTACGCTTTCTCTTAGAAACCGCATCATTGGCCGATTCTGAAGCAGGAGTAAGTGGTGCAGAATACTCCTTTTTGAATGCTGGACCGTTATTGCTATTATTGGGAGGATTATTAGAGGCTGCACTTGCAGCACTACTATTCGCATTACCAGCTTTTAGGTTCGAAGGAACCGAAGTTGCGCTAGGTTTCCTACCCCTTTTAGCCGGTGGatctttctttcttttggCAACTGCAGCAGCATTATTAGCCGTTGGCGAAGGCCTACTATTAACAACGGGAGAATTTACGATCGCAGCAGGTGAGgcattttgattttgagaGTTCGCATGTTGTTGCAATTGTGCTTGGGGTGGCATTACACCTGGGTTTAATCCCATTAACCCATTTGGATCCGCAGTGCCATTATTTCTTGCTATATCAAGTCGCTTCTTATTTTGCTTTTCAAGTAACATTAATTGCATCTGATAATCTTGAAGGGCATTCATATTACGATTGGCGGGAGCCCCATTATCGTTAGGATTTGGGTTTGCAATTGACATATTGTCGCCTTGGTTTCCAGGAACAGCTGGCTTGCCACTACTATTCATTCTGATTCCCATATGCGCCTGGGGCTGGCCAAACGTATCTTGTGCTTGCCCATTGCCATTTATCATAGGTTGTTGAGCCTGTTGAAATGGTTGAACGCCATTCTGCGCTTGTGCTATTTGGGGATTCATTCTTGGAACGTTGGACGGCGAGCTATGACTCGATACATCTTGTGAATTACGTTGCCCAGGAACAGATTGTTGCTGTGGTTGATGATGCTGAGCTGCGACAGCTTGTTGACgcaaattattcatttgGTTCTGTGCGTGTTGCTGCATTCTATTCTGTGAttgttgctgctgctgctgttgGGTGATGAACATTCTCTGTTGTAAAGTAAGATTGTTATTTGGTGGCATATTACCAAACATctgctgctgctgttgAGGATCCACTGGATTACCACCCATAGAcatttgttgttgtttcatcatcatttgcATCATGTAAcgttgttgttgttgttgtggATCCAACTGTTGCTGTTGGGGGTTGAATTGCTGCGgaatttgttgttgatcTATCGATGATTTTAGCTGCTGTTGCATTTGCTGTTGAATTTGCCCATTTGCGGGTCCGAACATATTAGGCTGCATATTCAACCCTTGAAGGTCCTGCTGCTGTCTTTGCTTTAACATCTGGGACTGGTAGTATTGCGCCGCCAACTGGGATCCACCTTTATTATTCTTCGCTTGTAACACGTCCCAGAATATCAGCCACCATTCGAACAAAAACCCCTGGGGTGCTTCCATTGCCAACGCCAAACATGGCAAGTTATTTTCCTTCGGAAACTGTTGGGAAACACCACTGGGTGTATGGGGTGTGGACTCGTTAGAAGTACCCTTTGTATTACCAGTACTCACCTGACGCGGCGAATTGTTATTTGAGCTCGCCGAGCTGTTTTGGATCGACGGAACCTCTGCCTCGTTGACAAAAATTCTCGCTGTTTGGGGGAGTCTGCTCttaataagaaaatcaTACACGTAAGCGTTCAAGAGCTGCTTCGCATTCGCAGCCTGTGAATCACTGATACTTGTATTCGAGTCCATCGGCCCTCTATTTGTGGATGTTGATGCGCTGGGCCCATTATCGCCTCCAACACCCCCAGGCGTTTTCTTATTATGTAAGTGTGGAGTACTATGATGACTCATGTTAGAATATCGATATCTATTACTTTTTTCCCAATATCCTTTTAATTATCGCCAACTATGCTTCTTATCTATCCGTATTATTTCTGTCAAGATTACAATGCTCTCCAATCGGAATTGATTATGATTTAAAATTCTGCTACTTTTCTAGCCAAATGGAGCCCagatttatattattgaattttctgATTAGTAGTTATACTTATGATAATGACTACCAATATTTTTTTGGCtgatcaattaaatatgtCTCCTAATATCTGTATATTGTTTAATCATTATACTCGATAGACCCTTttttatgaaaaattgggCGTTCGTCTATCGACTGATGTTGATTACTCAATGCGGAAATAAGTGACAAATGAGTctcaataaaaatatattattcattttaACCTATAATCCCTATAAACAAACAACACAGAAGTAGAACAcgaaatatatatatatatatatgtataagTAGAACAAACAATCAACAGTTTTAATATCCAAAAAAACTAACCAGTAAACAAGCAAAATAGTACATTAAATTAAATGGCCCTCATGTATCAAACAACTCTCGTGGATAAACCCAGACACCATCGAGAAGACGAAACCCATATTAGCCCCAGACAGCGGCACCATTTAGGTTGCGGTGGGTGTCGTTGTTGCCCCAGATGCTGCTTGAGGTTGCGGTGGAGCTGAGAGATCCCGAGAGATATCCAGAAAGCGAACCTGATGCGAGCTGCGTGTCAGTCTTGAAGTTTGGCTGGAAGGGGTCGAAAGTGGTGTAGATCAGTGGGGTGGTGGACACTTTAGGCGATGGCTGTTGCTTTGGGGGTGTATTTGCAGACATTTGGGGGACGGATGGTACGGCCTGGTACCCTTCCGAATAAGCACCGCGAGACATCTCTGAAGGAACACCTCCAAATACGCTGGTATTCGAGGGGACAAACAGAGGTTGACTTGCCGACATGGTGGGTATAAAGGGGACAGCATTATTGCGTCTTGTGTTCTGGTTGGCGTAGGTGTAATGTCTGGGAGGTTGGTTTTCGATTTCGATTAATGCTTTTTCTATGACGTCGATCTGATTACCAAAAGGCTCCACGGTAATGCATCGTCTGGGGTAGCAGACGGAGTCGACCATAGTTATTATTTATCGGTGTGGATGTGGGTGATAGACGTATCAAATGTGAAGAAAATAGAAATcgaagaaataaattttattgggTTCGTTCGATTTATGTCCCcggaaatttttcagatgCTCACCGTATATCAAAAATGACGATAACGAGGCCAAAAATGCCGGCTAATGGGTCTATAAAAACTCTACATGGCCAGGAAAGGCAGATAAGTAAGCGGAAACCGTAGAATTAACGTCTATACTATTAAAATACAATAAGAATATGATAACTATACAATAGCGAtgaaagaatatcaaaCTAACGTTTCTTTTTTTGTTTGATCTCTTCGTCTTTGGTAGCATGTAACTTGATCTGGTTAGGGTAATCTGGTTTGTTACCGGTATGGCCTTGAGACCAGTCGTAACTCATAGCGTAGGCGAATATGGTTCCGTTTTTGTTGAAACAAGTGGCCGGTATGGTGCAGTTGACAGCAGGGAAGGTCTTCAATCTTTGTTTTGCATCTTTGTCCCAGAAACAGAAAGTTCCATCGGAACCAGCCGTGCTGAAAGTCCCATAGACAGGATGGAATGCAATAGAGTTAACGGAGTAGATGTGAGATTCTGAGTTGGCAGATGTACGCAACGCCGACGTGGTGTTGGCCCCGGTGGGAGTCTTACGGTGACATCTAAACGAGAAGCCAAACTTACTTTGTTCGCTCTCATCAATATACTGGATCGCACATCTTCCTTCGATGGACCCGACAGCGAAACCATTCCCTTGTGGGTAGCAGCTTATGGATCTGGTTTGCCATTTCAAGGGGGACATCgagtttttgaaaatctGTTGCGGGTTGTTCAAGTCAATGATGCTGATTTGTCTCTCAGCACACCCCACAACCAACAACTTCTGTGACGAGTCCATGCAGTAGACCCTTTCTGGCAAGTTAACAGTAGATACCGGTTGGGGTGCTCTCATATCCCAGTACTTCAACGTCTTGTCCCACGACCCAGAAACGACCACTTGCGTGTTCGTAGGGCCACATTCAACAAAGCGAACGGCCCTTACTGGCGCATCATGTGCCCCTATCTGTTGTGTCTGTTGCGAGGCTATATCGAACAACTTCACCTGTTTATCAGCTCCTCCACTAATCACCTTGGTACCGTCAATAGACCATCTGGCACTAAAAACAGGCGCCTCGTGCTCAAACATAGCCCGGCCCTGATTATTACCCGTATTGGGGTCAATTTCGTAGATTCGGACCTTTTTGTCCCAACTAGCCGCCACTAGCAAATCCTGTTGGGGTGAGAACGCTATGTCTGATATCGAGTCTTCTGGCGGATTATTAATGGTGATATCATTGATCAATTCCTGACCATTGGATGCACTTGTATTTGTGGTGGATGCGGCAGTATTGCTGCTTAAAAATGACATCTTGGCTACTTCTAATGGATCATAAATCAAGTGGTTTCTTTGtctataaaatttcaaaacatCACCAAATTTTTACCAAATCAACAACCTGTAAAATGTCATTAACCTGTAAATCCgtttttatttgataacaCCTGGAACCAGTTATAACTACATGTAGGTAAAAGCATTACGGAACAAAAATTAACTTTTGGTTATTTATTGGTTTGATATAGAGATTCCAAGTGATTAGGAGTTTGAAGGTTGGAGATCTGGTAAAGAAAATGTCGTTTTCAGTGCCGAATTCAGTCAAAGTGTCTtacgatgatgatgagaTACCGATATTATCGTATACTAATGATACACCCATAGCGACAGGTATACGAAGTGAATTAAATCGAAAAGAATACGAAAATAATACTTATATAGACTGGAACAAGGAATCGATGTTAGAACCTAAATCTTCAGATGTCGTTTATCGGAAGTGGGCCACTATTATCGTGCTGTCGATTATTTTGGGGTACGTGACAACATTCATTGATTTGGCGTCGGTGTGGCTTAATGATGTAAAAAAGGGACTTTGCTATGGGGAGATGGATAAATGGTCGCTTTCGAACCCGTACCTGACGTGTCCAGCTGAAGATTGGTATGACTGGTCGCAGATCTTGGTAGGGAGTCAAGGGTTTATCTCGAATatgtttatcaattttccTATATACTTCGTTTTTGCCGGATGCTGGATAGCGGTAGCGGCTTATATCACGATAAACCGAGATATTTTTATCAAGCAATCAGGAATCCCCGAAATTAAGATCATTATCTCTGGATTCAACTATGATTTGCCGGTATACTTAGGAATGCACACTTTCATCTACAAGATATTCGGGTTGATCCTCGTTGTCAGCTCGGGCCTCTGGTTGGGAAAGGAAGGTCCGTTGGTGCACGTTTCGTGCTGCATCCTTAATATACTCTATGACGCTATTGTGAATAAGAACAATCAGAATGAGGCCGTCAGAAGAGAGCTCTTGAGTGCTGCAACGGCTACGGGGATATCCGTTGCTTTTAATGCACCAATTGGTGGTGTTCTTTTTGTATTGGAGAGCATGCCTAGTTTTTTCATGCCTACCAAGGTTATGTGGAATTCCTTCTTGAGTGCTACCACTGCTGTGGTGGTTCTTACTGGGTTTAAGTTATTTACAGAGGGAGAAAACTTTTATGAGAAGGATTTGTTCCGAGTGAACTTTGGAAATTTCAGTTGGCTCTTCGTAGAGCTTATTCCCTTTGTTATCTTGGGGGTTCTTGGTGCATTTTATGGgtatatattcattaacTTCAATGCAAAGTTCTCCTCAAAACACTTCAGAGGTAGAGTACAAGAGAAATTGTGCCAGGTTTTTAAGGTATCCGACTCTTGGGGCAAGTATTTGGAAATTCTTACTATTGTTGTGCTAACAACTATACTCAATTTCCCGTTTGAAATGACAAAGTTACCATTGCAtgcatttttgaaaatattgtttaCTGATTGTCCGGACGATTCTAATACAGATTTAGATTCTAACTCTTCTAACTTCATGTGTCTGCCGTCAAATGGCATTACCAGTTTGAAATTGCTCTACATTATTGTTCAAGGGTTCTTTCTTACATCGTATACATACGGAGTCAATTTACCTGGTGGTGTTTTGATGCCGTCGTTGGTTTTGGGTGCCACAACAGGAAGGTTGCTAGGAATTATTTCGCAAGCCTTGCAAAACCAAATTAACTGGGACTCTTTGGCAACTTGTACACAAAATTCATGTCTCGTTTCGCCATCGTCATATGCTGTAATTGGAGCAGCATCCTTCATGGCAGGAATAACAAAATTAACGATGTGTGTTGTTGTGATAATGTTTGAATTAACCGGTGCAATTACATATGTTTTACCCATTATGTGTTCTGTCATGATTCTGAAATTTGTTAATGATTGGCTCTGTAACGACAACATCTATGATGCCTGGTTGAAGAATCATTTTAATAGATATGACAGCAACAAAGGTGAACCAAACGAGGGAAAGGGAAACGGTTTATGTGACTTCACAAATTTGACTGCTACAGTAAAAAACAGATTACCTGATGTCACGATAGCTAGGGCAATGGTTCCCATAGAGAGGACTAAATACGTTTGCCTTATCCCTGAACAACCGTACACAAATAAAACattatatcaatttatGAACGATGATAATCACGAAGGCTATCCATTAATCGTGAACGAATCAAACCCAATCAGTTTAGGATATGCCTATAAGACGAATATTGCTTCAAAGTTATCGACAATAGATGATGCATTGGACGATTCCGTTATCAGCTTTCAGATCCAAGGCTTACCAAATCATATACTTTCCCAACAATTACATTATGAGCGTTCTTTTGAAACGAAGAATATTATACGATTGGACATTACCACTGAAAATTCCGTTATCATTACCAATGACCAGACACCTTTAGTTTTAGTTTTAGAAATGTTCGAAAAATTAAGCTTGAACTATCTAATTATAATGAATCATAATCCTCATGTGGATCAGCTCATGAGTGGTTTTATCGATCGTTTCATAGTATCCCGATTGATAAATCTGAATTTCCGTAAGCTACAAGGTGAGGACGCAGATTCAGAAAGTATGCAAGATTATGACATTGAGAACATGTTGGAAGATGACCACTTATTAAGTACTCGGTTGGACCGTATGAGTGTAGAATTGATTACATAGTACCTGATAGAAGTCATTTACGTTTATATTGCATTTTCAGCATCTGTAGATTTTTGTAGTGCGATATTTCACCACAATATGACATGCTAGCCATTTAGCATGAATTGAAAGTTGGTAATATTATAAAGTAGGTATGGCTTCGTCTAAACCTCCACAAACTACCCTTGTATTTGAGAATTTACCTAATGAGGCAAATCTCAACTTATGGTTGATGGGAATAGATacccaatttttcaatatcaataatatatttcgGGGTATAAAGCTTATACCGGCAGGGATCCATTTATTTCACTATTCAATTCCCCCCGGTAATGGAACCATAAACGACAATGAATTACCTTCGGAAACAATAATATCCTCTAGTTCACGTTTAGGTTTTTGGTTTGACTgtaaagataatgatgtGTTAATATTACGATGGGATGATGCTTTGGAACGActcaatattatcaatcCACATAAGGATgaagaacaattgaattatactAAATGCTTGAATAGCATTGGAGATATTTACTCGTATATGGTGAGTTATCCAGAAGATGCTCTGAAATGGTTGAATACATCCATCAGCTACATCGATTTTGAGGTGATCCAAGAGTTTTTGCCTTGTGATAATGACATGTATTCGGGAGATATTACATCAATGATGCCTTCTAAAGAAGAGAATATGGTTCTACTAGATGCGCTCGAGAAAGTTAATCCTCAAGCATCATCTTCGTTGGAGGATCAATCTGACAAAGAATTGAGATATACAATAATACAATTCAAgattaataaagaaaatacgGAGTCTGTGGAAGAAGTAActgaaaattatttagaCAAGTCATGGTATTTGAGTCAGTTATATGGTAATGACATTGAGTTGATGTTTGGGGAGTTGCAGCTATCattcataaattttgtCATACTCGGAAATTTTTGTTCAGGGTTGCAATGGCTaaacataataaaattgattctgATGAGTAAGAACTTTATGAAATCAAGTCAAAAAGTAGCATTGGATTTTTTGACCATATTTCAACACCATTTAGACAAATTGCCAAAGGAATACTTGATCGATGATCTTGCTCTCAACAATCTGCTTGACTTGCAGACATACGTCTCAgtattagaaaattttgCCAGAGATATGTTCCCAAAAGATACCTGGGATCTTAATGGTTGTTGTGGTAAGATGAAACTTTCGGGATTCATCAAAGAGAAGTGGCATCGTATACTAGAAATTAACAAGTCCAAGTTCAATATCGATTTTGAGAAGCTAGACAAGAACCGCACTGATGAAAATCAAATCGAAGTTTATGACTTGAACGATTATGACGAGAATGACGAAGATGCCCCTGCGATAGTGGGATGAATGATGTATAGACTagttataatttatttacaatttatatacatGATTATGACTTGGTTTGATTATGAGTTGTGAATTTACCCTGACCTATTTGTCATCgcttttcttctttttaaaCTGCTTCTTAAGCTTTTCTTCTCGGGATACAATCTTTCCCTTGTGAATATCCTTCCCGTCATTAAGCAAATTAGCATATGCCTCACGATAATCGTCCTTCTCTTCTGTAGTCATAGCATTCCATTCATTAGcaatttctcttcttgaCTCCTTTTTATCGAGGTGACTGTATTTTGGGTGTGTTATAGAAAAATAGTAGTTCCAAGCGTGGATAAACGTCACAGTTCCCAACCTGGATCGCTTTTTTGGCACTGTCGTTTGCTTTGAAGGCGTAACCAAAGACG
Protein-coding regions in this window:
- a CDS encoding DEHA2A06028p (weakly similar to uniprot|P37020 Saccharomyces cerevisiae YJR040W GEF1 Chloride channel localized to late-or post-Golgi vesicles); translation: MSFSVPNSVKVSYDDDEIPILSYTNDTPIATGIRSELNRKEYENNTYIDWNKESMLEPKSSDVVYRKWATIIVSSIILGYVTTFIDLASVWLNDVKKGLCYGEMDKWSLSNPYSTCPAEDWYDWSQILVGSQGFISNMFINFPIYFVFAGCWIAVAAYITINRDIFIKQSGIPEIKIIISGFNYDLPVYLGMHTFIYKIFGLILVVSSGLWLGKEGPLVHVSCCILNILYDAIVNKNNQNEAVRRELLSAATATGISVAFNAPIGGVLFVLESMPSFFMPTKVMWNSFLSATTAVVVLTGFKLFTEGENFYEKDLFRVNFGNFSWLFVELIPFVILGVLGAFYGYIFINFNAKFSSKHFRGRVQEKLCQVFKVSDSWGKYLEILTIVVLTTILNFPFEMTKLPLHAFLKILFTDCPDDSNTDLDSNSSNFMCSPSNGITSLKLLYIIVQGFFLTSYTYGVNLPGGVLMPSLVLGATTGRLLGIISQALQNQINWDSLATCTQNSCLVSPSSYAVIGAASFMAGITKLTMCVVVIMFELTGAITYVLPIMCSVMISKFVNDWLCNDNIYDAWLKNHFNRYDSNKGEPNEGKGNGLCDFTNLTATVKNRLPDVTIARAMVPIERTKYVCLIPEQPYTNKTLYQFMNDDNHEGYPLIVNESNPISLGYAYKTNIASKLSTIDDALDDSVISFQIQGLPNHILSQQLHYERSFETKNIIRLDITTENSVIITNDQTPLVLVLEMFEKLSLNYLIIMNHNPHVDQLMSGFIDRFIVSRLINSNFRKLQGEDADSESMQDYDIENMLEDDHLLSTRLDRMSVELIT
- a CDS encoding DEHA2A06050p (weakly similar to uniprot|P32357 Saccharomyces cerevisiae YBL074C AAR2 Component of the U5 snRNP); translated protein: MASSKPPQTTLVFENLPNEANLNLWLMGIDTQFFNINNIFRGIKLIPAGIHLFHYSIPPGNGTINDNELPSETIISSSSRLGFWFDCKDNDVLILRWDDALERLNIINPHKDEEQLNYTKCLNSIGDIYSYMVSYPEDASKWLNTSISYIDFEVIQEFLPCDNDMYSGDITSMMPSKEENMVLLDALEKVNPQASSSLEDQSDKELRYTIIQFKINKENTESVEEVTENYLDKSWYLSQLYGNDIELMFGELQLSFINFVILGNFCSGLQWLNIIKLISMSKNFMKSSQKVALDFLTIFQHHLDKLPKEYLIDDLALNNSLDLQTYVSVLENFARDMFPKDTWDLNGCCGKMKLSGFIKEKWHRILEINKSKFNIDFEKLDKNRTDENQIEVYDLNDYDENDEDAPAIVG
- a CDS encoding DEHA2A06006p (similar to uniprot|P40066 Saccharomyces cerevisiae YER107C GLE2 Component of the nuclear pore complex required for polyadenylated RNA export but not for protein import) codes for the protein MSFLSSNTAASTTNTSASNGQELINDITINNPPEDSISDIAFSPQQDLLVAASWDKKVRIYEIDPNTGNNQGRAMFEHEAPVFSARWSIDGTKVISGGADKQVKLFDIASQQTQQIGAHDAPVRAVRFVECGPTNTQVVVSGSWDKTLKYWDMRAPQPVSTVNLPERVYCMDSSQKLLVVGCAERQISIIDLNNPQQIFKNSMSPLKWQTRSISCYPQGNGFAVGSIEGRCAIQYIDESEQSKFGFSFRCHRKTPTGANTTSALRTSANSESHIYSVNSIAFHPVYGTFSTAGSDGTFCFWDKDAKQRLKTFPAVNCTIPATCFNKNGTIFAYAMSYDWSQGHTGNKPDYPNQIKLHATKDEEIKQKKKR
- a CDS encoding DEHA2A05940p (similar to uniprot|P38179 Saccharomyces cerevisiae YBL082c RHK1 mannosyltransferase), with product MTEQSIKDGQRPELPPFTLRNVLNDIYNGILALFTDPFCTRIICPVVIVLTSLLSKAIIYKVPYTEIDFRTYIQQIQIINDGELDYSLVQGDTGQIVYPAGFVQIYQVLNWLTDEGTDIHAGQTAFGYLLALTNFLVIIAYTMTPDFQPWPVYCLLLSKRLFSIYVLRLFNDCFTTVCMVSVTILLQQAAYWYKKGGSSISFLLTMVAADLYSIAISIKMNALLYFPGFIIVAYFLCGENLLKFGTVLLVIPIVQVLMGWKFLLPFFNDEEASYIRWNYINQAFNFNRKFLYKWTVNWRFVSEEFFLSDVFSNGLLIANASVLIFFIFTRYISPRITCKPVSRLIKDAMVGPFSSTINKNNLLIDPKCGPKLVMLILGSTNIIGILFARSLHYQFLSWYCWQLPFMLYMTGWSLLVCIPLWVVHEWCWNVFPSTPMSSGLLVSILAIVLFGVWYNTNEWFPKLADNEAATIDESGESKKDK
- a CDS encoding DEHA2A05984p (no similarity); protein product: MVDSVCYPRRCITVEPFGNQIDVIEKALIEIENQPPRHYTYANQNTRRNNAVPFIPTMSASQPSFVPSNTSVFGGVPSEMSRGAYSEGYQAVPSVPQMSANTPPKQQPSPKVSTTPSIYTTFDPFQPNFKTDTQLASGSLSGYLSGSLSSTATSSSIWGNNDTHRNLNGAAVWG
- a CDS encoding DEHA2A05962p (weakly similar to uniprot|Q03825 Saccharomyces cerevisiae YMR164C MSS11 Transcription factor) translates to MSHHSTPHLHNKKTPGGVGGDNGPSASTSTNRGPMDSNTSISDSQAANAKQLLNAYVYDFLIKSRLPQTARIFVNEAEVPSIQNSSASSNNNSPRQVSTGNTKGTSNESTPHTPSGVSQQFPKENNLPCLALAMEAPQGFLFEWWSIFWDVLQAKNNKGGSQLAAQYYQSQMLKQRQQQDLQGLNMQPNMFGPANGQIQQQMQQQLKSSIDQQQIPQQFNPQQQQLDPQQQQQRYMMQMMMKQQQMSMGGNPVDPQQQQQMFGNMPPNNNLTLQQRMFITQQQQQQQSQNRMQQHAQNQMNNLRQQAVAAQHHQPQQQSVPGQRNSQDVSSHSSPSNVPRMNPQIAQAQNGVQPFQQAQQPMINGNGQAQDTFGQPQAHMGIRMNSSGKPAVPGNQGDNMSIANPNPNDNGAPANRNMNALQDYQMQLMLLEKQNKKRLDIARNNGTADPNGLMGLNPGVMPPQAQLQQHANSQNQNASPAAIVNSPVVNSRPSPTANNAAAVAKRKKDPPAKRGRKPSATSVPSNLKAGNANSSAASAASNNPPNNSNNGPAFKKEYSAPLTPASESANDAVSKRKRRNTSTTESPNKQSVTKNIASKERPIPEEPSKDKKNDDILPTTSSSFQGQPNDQIFPVEILGGNNNNDNHLFGAPMNNGGLDDIDFDFNQFLDGSGDNSLNDGMNGFNWGSVDAIENGD